The Triticum aestivum cultivar Chinese Spring chromosome 7B, IWGSC CS RefSeq v2.1, whole genome shotgun sequence genome window below encodes:
- the LOC123158468 gene encoding aspartyl protease family protein 2-like has product MELTAHALLLPLVLAALLHPTTATVDDATPGLGGGFSLRMVPSPSWNNTIHVDDDGFLHLKEPVGHDTTALRPHVRFLPGRYSVVTIVGTGHGRRTYTLAMEMTSSLTWMQCVPIQRPFQQNPPPFHPRMSPSFRHLAPTSRLCSPPGHDVCKFHVTLIRPGGKHASGVLGDETLSFTGSAPAVFPTVIIGCAHSSTGFVSHGVLAGVLGLGKTYPSLVPVLLQRHGLHRFSYCLFFLGSAKRHGFLRFGNDIPVDTRRMKSTRILYPEDSSYFVSLSGISVAGTQLGGNLAEVFRCRQTADGKWHSGTVIDVGTSRSVMIQAAYNVLEQALAEHGRRLGLPVHHTSSGLCFRAAHSHFSQLPTVTLHFEQDLVLTPIQLFVVHEQDICLALSPSLDITIIGAMQQRRTRFVYDLAASRVYFAPENCNDDTGEHD; this is encoded by the coding sequence ATGGAGCTCACCGCTCACGCTCTCCTCCTCCCTCTGGTGCTTGCGGCGCTCCTCCACCCCACCACCGCCACTGTTGACGATGCAACACCAGGCCTCGGCGGCGGATTCAGCCTGCGCATGGTTCCGAGCCCCAGCTGGAACAATACCATCCATGTCGACGACGACGGCTTCCTTCACCTGAAGGAGCCAGTTGGGCACGACACCACCGCGCTTCGACCGCACGTACGCTTTCTCCCAGGGAGGTACagcgttgtcaccattgttgggaCGGGCCATGGCCGCCGCACGTACACCCTCGCGATGGAGATGACCAGCAGCCTGACGTGGATGCAGTGCGTGCCGATCCAACGCCCATTTCAGCAAAATCCGCCGCCCTTCCACCCGCGCATGTCCCCGTCATTCCGCCACCTCGCACCCACGAGCCGCCTTTGTTCACCCCCGGGGCACGACGTGTGCAAGTTCCACGTCACCCTCATCCGCCCCGGTGGCAAACATGCAAGCGGCGTGCTCGGTGACGAGACCCTATCCTTCACGGGATCTGCGCCGGCGGTCTTTCCCACCGTCATCATTGGCTGCGCGCACAGCAGCACGGGTTTTGTCAGCCACGGAGTGCTCGCCGGCGTCCTCGGCCTGGGCAAGACGTATCCGTCGCTCGTCCCGGTGTTACTCCAACGGCACGGCTTACATCGCTTCTCCTACTGCCTCTTCTTTCTCGGGTCGGCGAAACGGCACGGCTTCCTCCGGTTCGGCAACGACATCCCGGTGGACACGAGGCGCATGAAGAGCACCAGGATCCTCTACCCCGAGGATAGCTCCTACTTTGTCAGCCTCAGCGGCATCAGCGTCGCCGGGACGCAGCTGGGCGGCAACTTGGCGGAGGTGTTCAGGTGCCGACAGACCGCCGATGGCAAGTGGCACAGCGGGACCGTGATCGACGTCGGGACGTCTCGGAGTGTGATGATCCAGGCTGCATACAATGTCCTGGAGCAGGCCCTGGCGGAGCACGGCAGGAGGCTCGGTTTGCCGGTGCACCACACCAGCTCCGGCCTCTGCTTCCGCGCGGCGCACTCCCACTTTTCGCAGTTGCCCACGGTGACACTGCACTTTGAGCAGGACCTCGTGCTCACACCGATTCAGTTGTTTGTAGTGCACGAGCAAGACATTTGCCTCGCCCTGTCACCGAGCCTGGACATCACCATCATCGGGGCAATGCAGCAACGGCGCACGCGCTTCGTGTACGACCTCGCCGCCAGCAGGGTCTACTTCGCCCCCGAGAACTGCAATGACGACACCGGCGAGCATGATTGA